The stretch of DNA CGGTGATGTTCTGCGTTAGACtaagtgtttatatactttgggttAGATCATTACCGTGTCCATTACAGTTAGAAATTAGCTTTAGCGTTGAAAGAAGAAAACGTATCACATAATAAGCTCAaactttatttgaatattttactgTCAGAATAAAAATTCCTGAGGCTGTTAACTGAATTCGAGGGATTGGAATGAATCACCATTTATATCTGAAAGTAATTGCATAAAATGTTGCATGCAGTTGCAATTACGACTATTGCCTTCGCGATTGGGAACAGTACACCTTAGGACCGATCGCACATATCCACTTTTATCATGTTTGACAACTAAACGACTATAATGACGATTAAATGCCAGACCTTTCGGTATGTTCGGATACAAGGTTACGCATTGATCCAAATCTCTGATTCGATCAGCGAGAGAACGTTTCTTAAGATCGTCACTGAAATATGGCTCAAGCATAACCGTGCTGCGTGGTAATGCGGTGTCAACCCAAGCAATACTAATGCCACCAAGTTCACTCTCTGAGAAACGCACCAAGAACGTACCAGCCTGgcaattttgcaattttgctATAGTTTCTTGCTTATTGATAAAACCAATAATGAAGCCGTCCGACCAAGCCTCTTGAGCATGATGCTTCACCAATTTCATAGCAGAATAAAACCATTGCCAAAATGTAAACTTTCGCCCCAGCAATGGAACTTTACAAAACTGAGCCCACGATATCAATCGATCTTCGTCATTGTAATCGGcttcgaacaatttttcgtgTAGATATTTGAAGCAGTCTGCTGTCAAGCATTTGTTGGTTTCcgattcaaattttgtgcttAGTGCACTGAACAGCTGTGAGCAACGTACTTTATCAACGACCTTAAACGGTTGTCGATGAATTTCAGCAAATGCGTTATCCCAAAATATTGTTGCCCAGGATTGGGGTTCTTGGTTGGTGTGAACGACTATAACGATTGGGAGAGTTTTCGCTGAAACGTTGATGGTTAGATCACCTGCGGTTTGAAAGGCCGATTCGAACAGCAAAGCGTATTTTTTCTCTGTGACATAATGGGGATCCTTTTTCCCGGATCGTTTGAACTTTTCCAATTTCATGTTGTTGAACGTACAAGTCAAATGATGCGTCGATGATTGATCTTCCAATTTACCGGTGTTATTCAATATTTCGTACGTCTGACACTTGCTTCTGCATGGAGAGTCCATTGGAGACTCGGCAAAAAGTGACACAGCCACCGACGGATGGTTTAAATGAATGCCAAGGTTAGCGGTCAATAGTCGTACagtggttttaaaattcacatcAGGTTTCATAATTTGTGGTGGTTGATCTTCCACAACAAATCCGGACTCAATTAGATTGACGAGCAAGCACGTCACATCCTTATACGCTTGTTCAATAACACCATTAGCATCAGAAAATGTGATGCTGTTAATTGCACAGGTCGACTGGATGCAGCATCGTGTTGTCCAAATAATTTCAGCCAATTTTTCGAACCACAACTGCATTTCGTCGAGTGAGTTTTTGTTTAGTGGGGCTCCATTACCGGCCAATGCCTGACTACGATGCCACTTGTCCAGTCGACTCAAGACGAGAAGCTTTTGAACGGAATCAATTTGTAAAATCACATCCGAAATGCCTTGATTCAGGTCGATTGCGCAGGCCttaatattttccattgcTTGGAATTTTCTGCCCTGATAGTCCTGTAGAACCACCAGACGACGTTCCTGTTCCAAATCATTATTCACCTCAATCATTTGCGTTGTTGTTTCGCGGTACTCGAGACATTTATAGTTTTCGATTTCGTGTTTGTAATTCGTTTGTTTCTCTTTGATCGTCAGAACGTCGCTTTTCAATACGTTTAACTTCCGCACAATGTCGATGGCCTCTTCGTCCACACCAAATTTTAATAGATTTTCACTAAAAACACCCAAGACTCGCAATTCATAAGCCACAGTGTCTCGAATTTGTTTATAAACAGCAAATGGATGCGACAAATGGTTCTTATAACACTCAATTGCTGCGTTTAGTCGATATTGTATGGACAATTGGTCCACTCGTTTCAAGTGCAGTTTCTCCTGTTGCAGTTCTTGGATTAATGCGCAcaggaaatccgttgcaatttctttgatttcgGTGTCATTAATATCGTTATTCAATTCCGTTTTCATTCGCTCTTCAATCCAATTGGCACACACAAATCGTACTTCGATTGGGAAGTGGTCATTGTATGCGGTTTTAATTTGATGGAAATGTGGATGAGATATAAGACTATTCCAGGTAGCCATTCTttcgtaaattattttgtttttcgaattgtacaaacaaaaataaaagtttttttaatcgttccgtaaaaaatcacaaattgaaattattgcacAATAGACATGCTAAGCAATTACCCTGTTCGACGCTCACACCCGAATGACGATGGTctactttcatttttaaaataatctcGACTGTATTGACACCACAGTGTGCGTTtgaatttccaaacaaaagtGTTTTTATTGGTGATAACACAGCAGCAGTTAATTGCTTTAttcaaaaagttatttttaaatgtcgaaaagaaaattcaaaattttacttctTCATCTCCATGTAGAGTAGACAGCTTATTGTATAATCTTATCAATGGATTATGTGTTATCATTTCcgagaattttaaatttatcattGTTTACAACaatattacaaattgttaTAATCATAATAcgaagcgatagcggaggttTGTGACGCTAGTTGCCTTCCCTAAAAAAGAAACAACCAACAAGAGACTAAGGAACCTATATATGTATAGGcgaacattttaacttttccacACTGAGccgaatcaaaaaaaaaaattatgttcaaacGAAAGTACTCttcaatacgagttcaacgatcATTTGAAACGGTTATCTACATCCGGAGAAAACactatttgaaattgaagcaTCTTCACACATTTTCAGCTATTTCACCATATTCGAgtaaatagaaatgtttcatgTGGGTTTGATATACGTTTGATATACCACTACATTTGTTTACGAAAACTGCGCAGGCACTTTTGCTAAAACTTACATTAAGATGGTACAAGGGTTTAGCTTCGGACAAGAACCAAAATTGCGCGAAAAGTAGGGCATGTTTAGGAAATAATTCTCCGGATTCAAGAGATGGAATACAGCAAAAAGGGGATTAACGGTTAATTTGAATGTGTTTTCGcttttataaaattacttgattttcacaattatttgTCACAATCAAAACATGTCTGCAAGGCAAAAATTTTTTCCAGAGAGTAATCACATAAGTTGCTATTATATATCAAAACCGTTTCTTATGTCACACACCACGAAACTatgtattcaattttttgaaataagtttttagatccgtacgaagtactggggtcttaaaggtttacgcatacgtttgaaacacgtcgaattggactccctgaataaggggaaacctattgtggttgtatagagatgccaaatcagcgaaaaaaaatgtccgtctgaccgtctgtctgtctgtccgttctctaacttgagtaaaacgcattcgattttgaaaattctttttttccccgtttggtaatgtcaaaagacaggctaagttcgaagatgggcgatttcggatcgacctctccggagctggggcccaataagtgcctaagtgtttttcgacGGTATCTCCGGACAATTAAACGTTGCACTTGTAAGTGATTCATCaaaaaaaggtatttacaatatctatcgacaaaaaaaaaagtttatggaaatcggatgaccgactcgtgagttagagcccttggtgtgaaccacGTActgggcggcaagcagtttttgcttgtaggccggccacatttgaacatatttcgtctgttttagctttattagataggtattgaccgtaccaatgcCAATAGGGGGAAAAAAGtctatgaaattatgttctccggagcgtgagctaggtctcttggagtgagctcttatctggctactcggccgtacagtgaacgtggggtattttgtcaatatctcgagtaaattttgaccgaatttcatgaatttttagccccgtacgaagtacgaaggggcttataggattacgatgccgtgtgtaattgatggaattcgaagcagacggtaagggcaaagtgtttgcctatattcatagataacgaatccgcaataaaaattttgtccgtccgtccgtccgtccgtccgtccgtccgtccgtccgtccgtccgtccgtccgtccgtctgtcacgtcgatatcttgagtaaatcaaatccgatttcaaaaattttttttttccctgaaagatagtcgaaatagtgaggctaagttcgaagatgggcgattttgggtcgacccctcccgagctggggccccataagtgatttaacgttttccgaagatatctgcgGCCATTCAAAGGCTACacatgtaagtgatacgtcaaataaaaggtatttacaataccgatcgacaaaaaaaaagtttatggaaatcggatgatcGACTCGTTAGTTAGACCGCTTGGTATGAACTAgatacagggcggcaagccgtttttgcttgtaggttggccaaagttgaacggatttagatggattttgctttattagataggtattgaccgtaccaatcagggaaaaaaaagttcatggaattcggtttaccggagcgtgagctaggtctcttggagtgagcttatatgtggctactcggccgtacagtgaacgtggtgttttttgttaatatatcgagtaaactttgaccgaatttcatgaattttttttgtttgaaaggtattattgaatgtaaagcagctgtactaatttccacctcctaacaaaatggccgtcggccgccattttggatttttgtaaaaacaatagaaatcggtgaaaatgatacttacaaagttactgatcagtgggaagtgattggttatgtgtgtggggtgtttcaagcatcccaaatatggatatctatttataaatatatacagctatattgagttatataacggtgtagatagttcttttgagctatatactagcatatttattagtaaaatgtttatttataggtaaatataggttaatataaattgttgcaaaaatttttaagtttgggttacagttgaaaggaacgtcgtacggggcttcgaatttgcgctatgcgcaatttttaagacgtgcacatttcataagaattttaggttagtaggtttagggtaagagtagggcgaccgacgaactagggtcgcgtacgcaatagatgtacgggttcgtacggggctcagtcgcagcgaacgctccgactgttctgacggctcgttttttgtttgaaaggtattaataaatgtgaatcgtcagtactatttcaggtctcctaacaaaatggcttccggcggccatattcttcttcttctttttcagcctgtttctatccactgctggatgtaggcctctccaacttctttccatttcgtacgatccattgccatttgctgccagtttgtacctgcaatattcttaattccgtttgtccatctctctggtggtctacctatagctcgtcttttatatggtcgccagttcatgatctttttggtccaacgttcgtctgtccttcttgcaatatgtcccgcccagctccatttcagagatgctattctttccatgacatcaacgaccctggtttgttgtcgaatccattgattcgtcattctgtctctgagtgttattccgagcatactccgttccatggctctttgtgtcactctcaatttatcttcggatgcttttgttaaagttaacgtttccgctccataagtgagcactggaaggacacaagtgtcgaaaactttgcgtttcagactattattcattttgcttttgaaaattagtctgagttttccgaacgctgcccatgcaagaccaatcctacgtcttatttctgcagtttggttgtccagacctaacttcagtttatgtcctagatatacatagctgtcgactcgttcaatgacagtgtcaccaatttttatttctctatcgtccccgatgttggtcatgacttttgtttttgataagttcatcttgaggccaactttgctcgcctcttcacttaactgttgtagcataagctgagcctgacctagattcgctgctatcggtacaatgtcatcagcgaagcggagattgctcaggtactctccatttatctttattcccattttactccagtttaacttcctaaaaatactctgcagaatcgccgtgaataatttcggtgaaatggtgtcaccctgccttacacctcggccgattctgaatttctccgtgctcttatgaagttttatacatgaagtagcatttttgtacacatatcgaattgtgttggagtaccttgagtctgatcgcaagcagagcagagttggtaaaaaacggaggacgagattcggtggaataccggaacctgtctaaaagtatcaacaaagcaaggagatcagatgaaagaaaatataatgtccaattggctcaaaacataattgaagctaactgcaatatgaaagtcctacgaagaaaaatgacaaacgccaaaaaagaaatcttcaaattacgagacaaaacaggaacgatccaaacggatcgaaatgcgatattaaacattgcaacagaattttatgagaatttgttttcttcagcaagacagagcccaacggaagaaaccgaagatagaccaataataagaaacgtgggatcggaggatatgcccgacataactgttgatgaagtcaaagctgcagtagccgagatgaaaaacaaaaagtctcccggagaagatggtgttccagtggaagccattaaactaggtggagactcattattaaaggcaatcacggctttgtttaatcaatgtctccaatgggaagaagtaccagaagcctgggaaaatgcggtaattacattgctgcataaaaaaggagacataacaaagctggaaaattaccgacccataagcctattgtcaacactctacaagttgtttatgaaaatcattacgaagaggaacactaacaagttcgacttttaccaacctgttgaacaagctgctttcagatctggtttcagcacaaaggaccatttgcaggtgatgagaacgcttattgagaagtgtcgtgaatacaacatcgacatagtcttgctattcatagacttcgaaaaagctttcgattcagtggaaacatggtcgatattggacgcattagacgaatgtagagtagactcaaggtactccaacacaattcgatatgtgtacaaaaatgctacttcatgtataaaacttcataagagcacggagaaattcagaattggccgaggtgtaaggcagggtgacaccatttcaccgaaattattcacggcgattctgcagagtatttttaggaagttaaactggagtaaaatgggattaaagataaatggagagtacctgagcaatctccgcttcgctgatgacattgtaccgatagcagcgaatctaggtcaggctcagcttatgctacaacagttaagtgaagaggcgagcaaagttggcctcaagatgaacttatcgaaaacaaaagtcatgaccaacatcggggacgatagagaaatcaaaattggtgacactgtcattgaacgagtcgacagctatgtatatctaggacataaactgaagttaggtctggacaaccaaactgcagaaataagacgtaggattggtcttgcatgggcagcgttcggaaaactcagactaattttcaaaagcaaaatgaataatagtctgaaacgcaaagttttcgacacttgtgtccttccagtgctcacttatggagcggaaacgttaactttaacaaaagcatccgaagataaattgagagtgacacaaagagccatggaacggagtatgcttggaataacactcagagacagaatgacgaatcaatggattcgacaacaaaccagggtcgttgatgtcatggaaagaatagcatctctgaaatggagctgggcgggacatattgcaagaaggacagacgaacgttggaccaaaaagatcatgaactggcgaccatataaaagacgagctataggtagaccaccagagagatggacaaacggaattaagaatattgcaggtacaaactggcagcaaatggcaatggatcgtacgaaatggaaagaagttggagaggccaacatccagcagtggatagaaacaggctgaaaaagaagaaagaagaagaagaccttgagtctactctacattcgtctaatgcgtccaatatcgaccatgtttccactgaatcgaaagctttttcgaagtctatgaatagcaagactatgtcgatgttgtattcacgacacttctcaataagcgttctcatcacctgcaaatggtcgtttgtgctgaaaccagatctgaaagcagcttgttcaacaggtcggtagaagtcgaacttgttagtgttcctcttcgtaatgattttcataaacaacttgtagagtgttgacaataggcttatgggtcggccatattggattttagtaaaattgaaatatcttgggaaaaatggtacttagaaagtttctgttaacagagaagtaattggttatgtgtggggGGTTTTAGGAATCCCATATGTGGacttctatatatatctatatacagctatattgagcaatATACAGGCatgtagagctatataatagcatattcatttgtggaatgtttatttatagtgaaatataggtaaatatagcggtatatagcggtatatagctgcttaaataggaatttatgaaatttgacttcgtacggggctgtctatattgcctccggcaatttactTGTTGATGAtagcaaggcaaagagtggataatgcaagtgattttaaagcgcgaatagcttttcagcagagaagaaaatgaagtaagagaaacgaagagtttcacaataaaggcttttgatacgaataagTGTTTCGTACGgatcggcgttagctatgtttatttttaagaaattaaacaaaaacaattttatttctatcacggcggccattttgttttcacaATAATTCTATGATGGGTGTCTTCGATGTTCGATTTTCTATTGTTATTGAAATACgagtttcatttcaattaaaagagaTGACGCTATAGTATTTGGTTTTTGTCCGAGCTAAACCCTTTACGCTCAATCTTAAGACTTTTTCACCGGCAAATCATAGATtaaattctgtaaatttaattaaaacattttcatgaacatttccaaaaaacgccattaattcattaattcatttttatcacaACAATATGACAGCTACATTTCCATTATAATGATTGTGTAGTAGATCAGTATTGCCGTGCTTCATATGAAATGTGCGCGAAGattatgaaattgaaaaatttgtttcttcgcaaaatttttggaacatTTTGGTATTTCTGGTTTCAGGTTTCAATGTCGAATTTGTTTTAGGGTTAGAATGTCTAACAAAATGGTGGACAGCAGCCATCTtggaaattcttttaattttttgtatttaggcCTATATGGCACATACATAGTTGCAGTAAATTGGTAATCAGAGAGTTTTGTtggtggaaaacttttttcgatatGTCAAGAAAATGGCGGCCATcttaaaatttcgtatttttgagattttttcgGCTATACGGCATGTCGAGAGTTGGGATAACGTGTCACTTGTACAGTTTCGATTgcggaaaacttttttcaatatttcaagaaaatggcggccatcttgaaatttcgtatttttgagatattttcggctataGGGCATGTAGAGAATTGGGATAAAGTGTCTCTTGTAGAGATTGCTTAACTCTAAGCATTACataaaacttccaaaacaactgatatcctacaaaaacctcaaaagagGAAGAGGTGACGCGTAATTAATTTtgaccaaga from Bradysia coprophila strain Holo2 unplaced genomic scaffold, BU_Bcop_v1 contig_93, whole genome shotgun sequence encodes:
- the LOC119084775 gene encoding signal transducer and activator of transcription 5A-like translates to MATWNSLISHPHFHQIKTAYNDHFPIEVRFVCANWIEERMKTELNNDINDTEIKEIATDFLCALIQELQQEKLHLKRVDQLSIQYRLNAAIECYKNHLSHPFAVYKQIRDTVAYELRVLGVFSENLLKFGVDEEAIDIVRKLNVLKSDVLTIKEKQTNYKHEIENYKCLEYRETTTQMIEVNNDLEQERRLVVLQDYQGRKFQAMENIKACAIDLNQGISDVILQIDSVQKLLVLSRLDKWHRSQALAGNGAPLNKNSLDEMQLWFEKLAEIIWTTRCCIQSTCAINSITFSDANGVIEQAYKDVTCLLVNLIESGFVVEDQPPQIMKPDVNFKTTVRLLTANLGIHLNHPSVAVSLFAESPMDSPCRSKCQTYEILNNTGKLEDQSSTHHLTCTFNNMKLEKFKRSGKKDPHYVTEKKYALLFESAFQTAGDLTINVSAKTLPIVIVVHTNQEPQSWATIFWDNAFAEIHRQPFKVVDKVRCSQLFSALSTKFESETNKCLTADCFKYLHEKLFEADYNDEDRLISWAQFCKVPLLGRKFTFWQWFYSAMKLVKHHAQEAWSDGFIIGFINKQETIAKLQNCQAGTFLVRFSESELGGISIAWVDTALPRSTVMLEPYFSDDLKKRSLADRIRDLDQCVTLYPNIPKGLAFNRHYSRLVVKHDKSGYVRSVLRCTVPNREGNSRNCNCMQHFMQLLSDINGDSFQSLEFS